DNA sequence from the Amycolatopsis sp. Hca4 genome:
GCCTGGCCGACCTGAGGCCGGACAGCCCTTACACCAGCGACGACTCCTACTTCGCCGTCAACTGCTCGGACAAGCCGTTCCGGATCAGGCAGGAGCAGGTGCCGGACATCGCCGCGAAGTGGGAGCGCGAGTCGCGGACCTTCGGCCGGTACCAGGTGTTCTCGGACACCGCGGCCTGCCCGGTGTGGCCGGCGAAGAAGCCGGACGCCTACCGCGGCCCGTGGCGGGCCAAGACCGACGTCCCGGTGGTCGTGGTCGGCAACTTCTACGACCCGGCCACGCAGTACAAGTTCGCCCAGCGGATGGCGGCCGAGCTCGGCAACAGCCGGCTGCTGTCGGTCGACGCGTTCGGCCACTGCATCCTCGGTGACGCCCTCGGTGTCGACCAGGCCGTGGCGGACTACCTGACCGACCTGAAGGTGCCGTCGAACGGGCAGGTGTTCCAGCCGAACGTCCAGCCGTTCTGAGTGTGAGCCCGGTCCCGCGGCCCTTCCCCGGGCCGCGGGACCGGCTACGCTGGCGGAGTTGATCATCGACGAACACGGGAAGCGAGGTGAGCGGCACATGCCGGCGGACAGTCCTCGGACGGCCGGGCGCGCGCTCACCGGAGGTTTCCGGCGGGGCTGAGTTCGGCCGCCCCCTGTCCGGCAGTGCGCGCACGCCGGAAAAGAGCCGGAATGACCATCTTCGAAATGCTGCTGCGCGTGGGCACCGGCGTCGGCCTGGGTGCCGTCATCGGGATCGAGCGCCAGTTCCGCGCCCGGATGGCCGGGCTGCGCACCAACGCACTGGTCGCGGTGGGTGCGACGCTGTTCGTGCTGCTGTCGGCCCACGGCTTCGGCGGGCTGGCTTCCAGCGGCGACGCCGACCCGACCCGGGTGGCGGCCCAGATCGTGTCGGGCATCGGGTTCCTCGGCGCCGGAGTGATCCTCCGCGACGGCCTCAACGTGCGCGGCCTCAACACGGCGGCAACGCTGTGGTGCTCGGCCGCGGTCGGCGCCCTGGCCGGGGCGGGCCTGTACGCGGTCGCGGTGGCCGGGACCGCGGTCGTGGTCGGGGTGAACGTCGTGCTGCGGCCGCTGGGCCGTGTCGTCGACCGCCGTCCGGAGGCGGGTGACGAGACACCGGCGCGGTACGAGTTCCAGGCGGTGACCCGCGACGAGGCCGAAGCCCACGTGCGGGCCCTGCTGGTGCAGGCCCTGACCCGCACGGACTTCCGGCTGCTGTCGGTGCTGAGCACGGACCTGGAGAACCGCACCGTCGAGGTCCGCGCCGAGCTGGTCGGCGACCAGCGCGACGACGCCCAGATGGAGGCCGCGGTGTCGCGGCTGTCGCTGGAGCCGTCGGTGTCGAGCGTGCGCTGGGTGGCCGTCCCCGCATGAGGAAGGGCCTCCCCGCTCAGCCGAGCGGGGAGGCCCTCCGGAATACCGGAACCCTTACGCCTGCGTCATCTTCCGCAGCACGTACTGCAGGATGCCGCCGTTGCGGTAGTAGTCCGCCTCACCCGGGGTGTCGATGCGGACGTCCGCGTCGAACTCCACCTTGGTGCCGTCCGCCTTGGTGGCCGTGACGTGCACCGTGCGCGGGGTCTCGCCGTCGTTCAGCTTGGTGATGCCGGTGATGTCGAACGTCTCCGTGCCGTCGAGGCCGAGCGACGAAGCCGACTCGCCCTGCGGGAACTGCAGCGGGATGACGCCCATGCCGATCAGGTTCGAACGGTGGATGCGCTCGAACGACTCGGTGATCACCGCGCGCACGCCCAGCAGCGACGTGCCCTTGGCGGCCCAGTCACGCGACGAACCGGAGCCGTACTCCTTGCCGCCCAGCACGACCAGCGGGGTGCCCTGCGCCGCGTAGTTCTGGGCCGCGTCGTAGATGAACGCCTGCGGCGCGCCCTCCTGCGTGAAGTCGCGGGTGTAGCCGCCCTGCACGTCGTCGAGGAGCTGGTTGCGCAGCCGGATGTTCGCGAACGTGCCGCGGATCATCACTTCGTGGTTGCCGCGCCGCGAGCCGTAGGAGTTGAAGTCCTTCTTCTCCACGCCGTGCTCGGTCAGGTACTGCGCGGCCGGGGTGCCCGGCTTGATCGCGCCGGCGGGGGAGATGTGGTCGGTGGTGACCGAGTCGCCCAGCTTCGCCAGCACGCGCGCACCGGTGATGTCGGTGACCGCCGACGGCTCCGGCGTCATGCCCTCGAAGTACGGGGGCTTCCGGACGTAGGTGGACTCGAGGTCCCACTCGAAGGTCTTGCCCTCCGGGGTGGGCAGCGACTTCCAGCGCTCGCCGCCGTCGAAGACGTCCGCGTAGTCCTTGGTGAACATCTCCTGCGTGATCGCGTGGTCGATGGTCTCCTGGATCTCCTTGGACGTCGGCCAGATGTCCTTGAGGAAGACGTCGTTACCGTCGGTGTCCTGGCCGAGCGGCTGGTTCGCGAAGTCGAAGTCCATCGTGCCGGCCAGCGCGTAGGCGATGACCAGCGGCGGCGACGCGAGGTAGTTCATCTTCACGTCGGGGTTGATCCGGCCTTCGAAGTTCCGGTTGCCCGAGAGCACCGAGACCGCGGTGAGGTCGTTCTCCTGGATCGCCGCGGAGATCTCGTCCGAGAGCGGGCCGGAGTTGCCGATGCAGGTGGTGCAGCCGTAGCCGACCAGGTGGTAGCCCAGCTTCTCCAGGTACGGCCACAGGTTGGCCTTGGTGTAGTAGTCGGTGACGACCTGCGAGCCCGGCGCCATCGACGTCTTCACCCACGGCTTGACCGACAGGCCCTTCTCGACCGCGTTGCGCGCGAGCAGCGCGGCGCCGAGCATGACCGACGGGTTCGAGGTGTTGGTGCACGAGGTGATCGAGGCGATCACCACGGCGCCGTGGTCGAGGATGAACTCGCCGCGGTCTTCGCTGGAGACCTTGACCGGCTTGGACGGGCGGCCGCTGCCGCCGTTGGCCGCCGACTGCAGGTCGACGGCGTCCTCGTCCGCGAACGTCAGCGCGGCCGGGTCGGACGCCGGGAAGGTCTCCTCGACGGCCTCGTCGACCTTGGTGTGCGGGGTCTCCTGCTCACCGTTGACGTAGTCGTGGATCGACTTGCGGAACGACGACTTCGCGTCCGACAGCTCGATGCGGTCCTGCGGGCGCTTCGGGCCGGCGATCGACGGCACGACCGTCGACAGGTCCAGCTCGAGGTACTCGGAGTAGGCGGCCTCGCGCGACGGGTCGTGCCAGAGGCCCTGCTCCTTGGCGTAGGCCTCGACCAGCGCGACCTGCTCGGGCGAGCGG
Encoded proteins:
- a CDS encoding MgtC/SapB family protein, with the translated sequence MTIFEMLLRVGTGVGLGAVIGIERQFRARMAGLRTNALVAVGATLFVLLSAHGFGGLASSGDADPTRVAAQIVSGIGFLGAGVILRDGLNVRGLNTAATLWCSAAVGALAGAGLYAVAVAGTAVVVGVNVVLRPLGRVVDRRPEAGDETPARYEFQAVTRDEAEAHVRALLVQALTRTDFRLLSVLSTDLENRTVEVRAELVGDQRDDAQMEAAVSRLSLEPSVSSVRWVAVPA
- the acnA gene encoding aconitate hydratase AcnA, which produces MTAPASKDSFGAKDTLKVGDASYEVFRLNKVEGAERLPYSLKILLENLLRTEDGANITADHIRALGSWDPNADPSIEIQFTPARVIMQDFTGVPCVVDLATMREAVTDLGGDPDKVNPLAPAELVIDHSVIIDVFGRADAFERNVEIEYERNRERYQFLRWGQGAFDEFKVVPPGTGIVHQVNIEHLARTVMSRGGQAYPDSCVGTDSHTTMVNGLGVLGWGVGGIEAEAAMLGQPVSMLIPRVVGFKLTGEIPAGVTATDVVLTITEMLRKHGVVGKFVEFYGESVAEVPLANRATIGNMSPEFGSTAAIFPIDDETVRYLKLTGRSPEQVALVEAYAKEQGLWHDPSREAAYSEYLELDLSTVVPSIAGPKRPQDRIELSDAKSSFRKSIHDYVNGEQETPHTKVDEAVEETFPASDPAALTFADEDAVDLQSAANGGSGRPSKPVKVSSEDRGEFILDHGAVVIASITSCTNTSNPSVMLGAALLARNAVEKGLSVKPWVKTSMAPGSQVVTDYYTKANLWPYLEKLGYHLVGYGCTTCIGNSGPLSDEISAAIQENDLTAVSVLSGNRNFEGRINPDVKMNYLASPPLVIAYALAGTMDFDFANQPLGQDTDGNDVFLKDIWPTSKEIQETIDHAITQEMFTKDYADVFDGGERWKSLPTPEGKTFEWDLESTYVRKPPYFEGMTPEPSAVTDITGARVLAKLGDSVTTDHISPAGAIKPGTPAAQYLTEHGVEKKDFNSYGSRRGNHEVMIRGTFANIRLRNQLLDDVQGGYTRDFTQEGAPQAFIYDAAQNYAAQGTPLVVLGGKEYGSGSSRDWAAKGTSLLGVRAVITESFERIHRSNLIGMGVIPLQFPQGESASSLGLDGTETFDITGITKLNDGETPRTVHVTATKADGTKVEFDADVRIDTPGEADYYRNGGILQYVLRKMTQA